In the genome of Raphanus sativus cultivar WK10039 chromosome 4, ASM80110v3, whole genome shotgun sequence, one region contains:
- the LOC108829992 gene encoding uncharacterized protein LOC108829992 produces the protein MDEEDSVSSFGTPEMMGRRDSTGKAKASKPFEKEIPRYLRASTGSCHDICKYGKRQVTLEKPWRSANRKIFKKGDDDALVDETLKPGLLRTKKATTKKVTPDGDSSSSEMVIKREVVKHQVSGGGVSSGIKKPIPSGDETPVKTMKKKVTSSSKLRPSPDSGSRSVDAVKPKVLKKSYSALATSKSKVNSEKVASSSVLKPKVGSRSEDAKMKKATASSRVVLKKVQTKVTPRASLSPRLRLAGTSSLKKSQSLKTASASSSIQKLRRVKRSDESNKEIDGYPVEEKTLHVVEMETKSKGVSEDDQNQQSVAEPFPHLLQTQSTEKDDECPVSETEEYDYPSGSNEAESLVEEETGASINGERKTRVRKEGESAEEAARKLHFRRGKVVDADDVGESARKLKFRRGRDLGEDKAQDAQVRRSFKKREDVKEDEEEDEDGEKVVLRHQDVQEKDAQGLLNNVIEETASKLVEARKSKVKALVGAFETVISLQESKPPAANSETVNSSPV, from the exons atggaTGAAGAAGACAGTGTGAGTAGCTTTGGAACGCCTGAGATGATGGGAAGGAGAGACTCTACGGGGAAGGCAAAAGCATCAAAGCCTTTTGAGAAAGAGATCCCTCGTTACCTCAGAGCATCCACCGGTTCTTGCCATGATATCTGCAAGTACGGCAAGAGGCAGGTGACGCTGGAGAAACCATGGCGTTCCGCTAACAGAAAGATCTTCAAGAAAGGGGATGATGATGCTTTGGTCGACGAAACTTTGAAGCCTGGTTTGTTGAGAACCAAGAAGGCTACTACGAAGAAGGTCACTCCTGATggtgattcttcttcttctgagatGGTGATCAAGAGAGAGGTTGTGAAGCATCAAGTGAGTGGTGGTGGTGTCTCTAGTGGGATTAAGAAGCCAATACCATCTGGTGATGAAACTCCTGTGAAGACAATGAAGAAGAAAGTGACATCGAGTTCTAAGCTTAGACCTTCACCAGATTCTGGATCTCGTAGTGTTGATGCTGTGAAGCCGAAGGTCTTGAAGAAATCTTATTCAGCACTAGCAACGTCTAAATCTAAAGTAAACAGCGAGAaagttgcttcttcttcagttcTGAAACCCAAAGTGGGATCAAGAAGTGAAGATGCAAAGATGAAGAAGGCTACAGCTTCATCTAGAGTTGTTTTAAAGAAGGTTCAAACAAAAGTGACTCCAAGAGCTTCACTTTCTCCTAGATTGAGACTAGCTGGAACTTCGAGTTTGAAGAAGAGTCAGAGCTTAAAGACTGCATCCGCTTCATCCTCGATTCAGAAACTAAGACGTGTGAAGCGCAGTGACGAGTCTAACAAGGAGATAGATGGTTATCCAGTGGAGGAGAAAACATTGCACGTTGTGGAAATGGAAACAAAGAGCAAAGGTGTCTCTGAAGATGATCAGAATCAGCAGTCCGTTGCTGAACCTTTTCCTCATCTTCTACAGACTCAGTCAACTGAGAAAGATGATGAGTGTCCTGTTTCAGAAACAGAGGAGTATGATTACCCTTCAGGAAGCAACGAAGCTGAGAGCTTAGTAGAAGAAGAGACTGGAGCCTCCATCAATGGAGAGAGGAAAACAAGAGTGAGAAAGGAAGGAGAGTCTGCAGAGGAAGCTGCTCGGAAACTACATTTCAGGAGAGGAAAAGTTGTGGATGCTGATGATGTGGGTGAGAGTGCAAGGAAGCTCAAGTTTAGAAGAGGAAGAGATCTTGGGGAAGACAAAGCGCAAGATGCACAAGTCAGAAGAAGCTTTAAGAAGAGGGAAGATgtcaaagaagatgaagaagaagacgaagatggTGAAAAAGTTGTGTTGAGGCATCAAGATGTTCAGGAGAAAGATGCACAGGGACTACTCAACAATGTCATTGAAGAAACAGCGAGTAAACTTGTTGAAGCTAGAAAAAGCAAAGTTAAAGCTTTGGTTGGTGCTTTCGAAACTGTCATCTCTCTTCAAGAATCTAAACCTCCTGCTGCTAACTCTG AAACTGTTAACTCGAGCCCGGTTTGA